GGAATCAGCGTTCCGCCGGACATGATCGGCGGGAACACCGGCGGCCGCGGCGGTCAGACCAACGGCGGTACGCAGGGGCCCTGACTTCTACCGTTCACGCACATGAAGGTGGGGCGCCCCGGATCGATCCAGATCCGGGGCGCCCCACCTTCGTGCATCCCTGTACGTACGCGGCGCGGGCTCAGCCAGCCAGGAGCTTTTTCACCGCGGCGGCCACCCGGCCGCCGTCCGCAAGCCCCGCGACCTTCGGGTTCACGATCTTCATGACGGCACCCATCGCCCGCGGGCCCTCGGCCCCGGCGGCCTTCGCCTCCTCGACGGCGGACGCCACGATCGCACCCAGTTCGTCGTCGCTCAGCTGCTTCGGCAGGTACGCGTCGAGCAGCTCGCCCTCGGCCCGCTCGCGCTCGGCCTGCTCGCTCCGGCCGCCCTGGGCGAAGGCCTCGGCCGCCTCGCGGCGCTTCTTCGCCTCCTTGGCGATCACCTTCTGCACCTCGTCGTCGGAGAGTTCGCGAGCCGTCTTGCCGCTGACCTCCTCCTTCGTGATGGCGGTGAGCGTCAGCCGGAGCGTGGACGAGGTCAGCTCGTCACGCGCCTTCATGGCCGTGGTGAGGTCTTCCTTGAGCTTGGACTTGAGCGTGGTCATGTGCTGATTGTGGCAGGTGCGGGGTGCGGGCCGCCCGCCGGTTTTCCGCGGGGCTCACGGTGTCTGCAACGATGGGCGGATGCGCGCACGCTACGGAGTACCCCTGAAAGTCACGGCAGTCGGCGCAGCGGTCGGCGCTGTCGGCCTCGCCTACGCCGCCGGATTCGAGGCCCGCTCGTTCCGCCTGCGACGGGTCACCATCCCCGTACTCCCTCATGGGGCACGCCCGTTGCGCGTACTCCAGGTCTCCGACATCCACATGGTCAGCGGGCAGCGCAAGAAGCGCGCCTGGCTGCAGTCGCTGGCCGGCCTGCGCCCGGACTTCGTCGTGAACACCGGCGACAACCTCTCGGACCCCGGAGCCGTGCCCGAGCTGCTCGATGCGCTCGGTCCGCTGATGCAGTTCCCGGGTGTGTACGTCTTCGGCTCCAACGACTACTACGGCCCCAAGCTCCGCAACCCTGCCCGCTACCTCTTCGAGAAGGCCCAGGGCAAGCACGGCCTCAACGGAAACTCCCCCGCGGTCGGCGTCGTCCACAACCCGTGGGAGCCGATGCGCGACGCCTTCGACGAGGCGGGCTGGCTGGGCCTGGCCAACACCCGCGGCCGCCTCAAGATCGACGGCCTGGAGATCGCCTTCACCGGCCTGGACGACCCGCACATCAAGCGCGACCGCTACGCGGAGGTGTCGGGCGGCCCCGAGACGGGTGCCGACCTCTCCATCGGCGTGGTCCACGCCCCCTACCTGCGCTCCCTGGACGCCTTCACCGCGGACGGCTACCCCCTGATCCTGGCCGGTCACACCCACGGCGGCCAGCTCTGCATCCCCTTCTACGGAGCCCTGGTCACCAACTGCGACCTGGACACGGACCGGGTGAAGGGCCTCTCCACCCACTCCGTCGAGGACCACCGCGCCTACCTCCACGTCTCCGCAGGCTGCGGCACCAACCGCTACACCCCGGTCCGCTTCGCCTGCCCCCCCGAGGCAACCCTGCTGACCCTGACCCCCCGGGACTGAGCCCCACGGCTCCCGGGCCCCCTTCGGCCCCCTCGCCCTCAGCAGCACATAAACCGGATTTCGTCTGCGGGCGCGGGTGGGCTAAAGTAATCGATGTCGCCGGGACACCGACGACGATCGGGGTGTAGCGCAGCTTGGCAGCGCGCTTCGTTCGGGACGAAGAGGTCGTGGGTTCAAATCCCGCCACCCCGACAGTGAAGTACCAGGTCAGGGGCCTGATCCGCAGTGCGGGTCGGGCCCCTGAGTGGTTCCTGGAGATCGCTTGGGAGAAATCTGGGAGAAGATCTTGGTCGGCTTCTCCCAGGAGCAGTCTCCAGTGCCGCAGGAAGAGCGGCGCTCACGCGCGCTCGGACCTGCGCGTTCGCGAATCCAGGGCTCGTAGCTGACCAGGAAGACCGCGGCGGGCCGCCCCAACGGTCGTTAGGAACACCGCACATGGCAGGTCATCGCTCAGCGCCTCCCCACGACCGTGCCCGTGCGCTCGCCCAGCGGGTACGCGCGTTGCGGGAGGACC
This sequence is a window from Streptomyces sp. NBC_01217. Protein-coding genes within it:
- a CDS encoding GatB/YqeY domain-containing protein, encoding MTTLKSKLKEDLTTAMKARDELTSSTLRLTLTAITKEEVSGKTARELSDDEVQKVIAKEAKKRREAAEAFAQGGRSEQAERERAEGELLDAYLPKQLSDDELGAIVASAVEEAKAAGAEGPRAMGAVMKIVNPKVAGLADGGRVAAAVKKLLAG
- a CDS encoding metallophosphoesterase, coding for MRARYGVPLKVTAVGAAVGAVGLAYAAGFEARSFRLRRVTIPVLPHGARPLRVLQVSDIHMVSGQRKKRAWLQSLAGLRPDFVVNTGDNLSDPGAVPELLDALGPLMQFPGVYVFGSNDYYGPKLRNPARYLFEKAQGKHGLNGNSPAVGVVHNPWEPMRDAFDEAGWLGLANTRGRLKIDGLEIAFTGLDDPHIKRDRYAEVSGGPETGADLSIGVVHAPYLRSLDAFTADGYPLILAGHTHGGQLCIPFYGALVTNCDLDTDRVKGLSTHSVEDHRAYLHVSAGCGTNRYTPVRFACPPEATLLTLTPRD